One window of the Glycocaulis alkaliphilus genome contains the following:
- the petA gene encoding ubiquinol-cytochrome c reductase iron-sulfur subunit, whose product MTEAVENTGAHGQEPSRRDFIYIATGGALAVGGAFTIWPFIDQMNPAADTLALASTEVNIGELEEGQEITVIYRERPHFVRRRTAAEVESARDVDIASLPDRDARNFNLGDGVPATDENRSAMTAEIADGVEIEDALRAALLVTSANCTHLGCVPTEGAGDYGAWFCPCHGSHYDTSGRIRRGPAPENLSVPVMTFTSASVLRLG is encoded by the coding sequence GTGACAGAAGCTGTTGAAAACACCGGCGCCCATGGCCAAGAGCCAAGCCGCCGCGATTTCATTTACATTGCAACGGGCGGCGCGCTTGCCGTCGGTGGCGCGTTTACGATCTGGCCGTTCATCGACCAGATGAACCCGGCGGCTGATACGCTCGCGCTGGCCTCCACCGAGGTGAATATCGGCGAGCTGGAAGAGGGCCAGGAAATCACGGTGATCTATCGCGAGCGCCCGCACTTCGTGCGCCGCCGCACCGCTGCTGAAGTGGAATCAGCGCGCGATGTCGATATTGCCAGCCTCCCGGACCGGGATGCCCGCAATTTCAATCTGGGCGATGGCGTGCCGGCCACCGACGAGAACCGCTCTGCCATGACGGCCGAAATTGCCGACGGTGTCGAGATCGAAGACGCGCTGCGCGCCGCCCTTCTGGTCACCAGCGCGAACTGTACCCACCTTGGCTGCGTGCCGACCGAAGGCGCCGGCGATTACGGCGCGTGGTTCTGCCCGTGCCATGGCTCTCACTACGACACCTCGGGGCGTATCCGCCGCGGGCCGGCGCCGGAGAATCTCTCCGTGCCTGTCATGACCTTCACCTCAGCCTCAGTGCTGCGTCTCGGCTAG
- a CDS encoding cytochrome b, translating into MSGPSTYEPKTGFTKWLDARLPVVRLGWDSFVDFPTPRNLNYWYTFGGILTVCLMIQIITGIVLAMHYVPHIDHAFASVQRIDRDVNYGWLIRSIHAVGASMFFLAVYMHIFRGLYYGSYKAPRELLWILGVVIYLLMMAAAFLGYVLPWGQMSYWGAMVITNLLGAFPIIGGPITEWLWGGFSVGNATLNRFFSLHYLIPFLIAGVVGLHVWALHVPGNNNPTGIEVKSNRDTLPFHPYYTSKDGFGIALFMVIFAFFVFYWPDALGHSDNFIPADPLVTPALIVPEWYLLPFYAILRAVPDKLGGVLLMFGAIGILFVLPWLDTSKVRSMRYRPLARWFFGFFVVACLGLGWAGAELPDTPVPGLGAIGVDFLLLGRVLTIYYFAYFLVILPVLGFVEKPSERPASIEESVLGNTSKPAPAAVPAE; encoded by the coding sequence ATGAGCGGACCTTCGACCTACGAACCGAAAACCGGCTTCACCAAATGGCTGGATGCGCGCCTGCCGGTTGTGCGTCTGGGCTGGGACTCCTTTGTGGATTTCCCGACGCCCCGCAACCTCAATTACTGGTACACGTTCGGTGGCATTCTCACCGTCTGCCTGATGATCCAGATCATCACCGGCATCGTGCTCGCCATGCACTACGTGCCCCATATCGACCACGCCTTTGCCAGCGTGCAGCGCATTGACCGCGACGTGAACTATGGCTGGCTGATTCGCTCCATCCACGCGGTGGGCGCATCCATGTTCTTCCTCGCCGTCTACATGCACATTTTCCGGGGTCTCTATTACGGCTCCTACAAGGCGCCGCGTGAATTGCTGTGGATTCTCGGCGTTGTCATCTATCTGCTGATGATGGCCGCTGCCTTCCTCGGCTATGTGCTGCCCTGGGGCCAGATGTCCTACTGGGGCGCGATGGTGATCACCAACCTCTTGGGCGCCTTCCCGATCATTGGCGGCCCGATCACCGAATGGCTGTGGGGCGGGTTCTCGGTGGGTAATGCCACGCTGAACCGCTTCTTCTCGCTGCACTATTTGATCCCGTTCCTGATCGCGGGTGTGGTTGGCCTGCACGTCTGGGCTCTGCACGTGCCGGGCAATAACAACCCGACCGGCATCGAGGTGAAGTCCAATCGCGACACGCTGCCCTTCCACCCCTACTACACCTCGAAGGACGGGTTCGGCATCGCGCTGTTCATGGTGATCTTCGCCTTCTTCGTCTTCTACTGGCCGGACGCGCTGGGTCACTCGGACAACTTCATCCCCGCTGACCCGCTGGTCACGCCTGCGCTGATCGTGCCGGAATGGTATCTCCTGCCGTTCTACGCCATCCTGCGCGCTGTGCCGGACAAGCTGGGCGGCGTGCTGCTGATGTTCGGCGCTATCGGCATTCTCTTTGTGCTGCCGTGGCTCGACACCTCCAAAGTGCGCTCCATGCGTTACCGCCCGCTGGCGCGCTGGTTCTTCGGCTTCTTCGTGGTCGCCTGCCTTGGTCTGGGCTGGGCGGGCGCGGAACTGCCCGACACGCCGGTACCCGGACTGGGCGCAATCGGTGTCGACTTCCTGCTGCTGGGCCGGGTGCTGACCATCTACTACTTCGCCTACTTCCTCGTGATCCTGCCCGTTCTGGGTTTCGTGGAAAAACCATCCGAACGGCCGGCTTCGATCGAGGAATCGGTCCTGGGTAACACGTCCAAACCCGCGCCTGCCGCGGTTCCGGCTGAATAG
- a CDS encoding cytochrome c1 — MRLIRTLFVAASGALAAVGLASAAGEYRKPEDHRFSFDGPFSSFDRGAVQRGFYVFNQVCAACHSLEHLAIRHLGQPGGPFHDPNYPNPNDNPIVRAIAAEYIVEDGPDEYGDMFERPGRPSDRFPSPYANEAQGRAANNGAYPPDLSIITRARHYGAPYIRSLMMGYGEEPPEGVTVGAGLYYNPYFPGGLIAMPPQFQDGLLTYNDGTEATVEQMANDVTEFLAWASDPHMEQRKRLGLMVLAYLVILCGLLFFTYRQIWSKVKH; from the coding sequence ATGCGTCTGATCCGCACCCTTTTCGTTGCCGCTTCCGGGGCTCTGGCCGCTGTAGGCCTGGCCTCTGCCGCCGGCGAGTACCGCAAGCCGGAAGACCACCGCTTCTCGTTCGACGGGCCTTTCAGCTCGTTTGACCGCGGCGCGGTCCAGCGGGGCTTCTACGTGTTCAACCAGGTCTGCGCGGCGTGCCACAGCCTGGAGCATCTGGCGATCCGCCATCTGGGACAGCCCGGCGGCCCGTTCCATGACCCCAATTACCCCAATCCGAACGACAACCCGATCGTGCGCGCCATTGCGGCCGAGTACATTGTCGAGGACGGGCCGGACGAGTATGGCGACATGTTCGAGCGCCCCGGCCGTCCGTCTGACCGCTTCCCCTCGCCCTATGCCAACGAGGCGCAGGGCCGGGCGGCCAATAACGGCGCCTATCCGCCTGATCTTTCCATCATTACGCGCGCCCGCCACTATGGCGCGCCCTATATCCGCTCGCTGATGATGGGCTACGGGGAAGAGCCGCCTGAAGGCGTCACCGTGGGCGCTGGCCTCTACTACAACCCGTACTTCCCGGGCGGGCTGATTGCGATGCCGCCTCAGTTCCAAGACGGGCTGCTCACCTATAACGATGGTACAGAGGCGACCGTCGAGCAGATGGCCAATGACGTGACCGAGTTCCTGGCGTGGGCGTCAGACCCCCACATGGAGCAGCGCAAGCGTCTCGGCCTGATGGTGCTGGCCTATCTCGTCATTCTGTGCGGCCTGCTGTTCTTCACCTATCGCCAGATCTGGTCGAAAGTGAAGCACTAG
- a CDS encoding GrpB family protein, with product MKKDPIDVIAYEPRWVEEGLSHAEAVAAALGPLALRVDHVGSTAVPGLAAKDVIDIQALVMRLEDEGIAAAMAGAGYRFRDANTYDPPHPESPAALGEDDWRKLYFREAKGARRVHIHIRRNGAAAARNALLLRDFLRDDAPSRRDYSEFKMALAAKTRKDRDAYQTIKRPFISIALRSAESWAELSRWVPGAPDAYWRSAE from the coding sequence ATGAAGAAAGACCCGATCGACGTCATCGCCTATGAGCCCCGCTGGGTGGAGGAAGGCCTCAGCCACGCCGAGGCTGTCGCCGCCGCGCTGGGCCCGCTTGCCTTGCGGGTTGACCATGTCGGCTCCACTGCGGTGCCGGGGCTTGCCGCCAAGGACGTCATAGACATACAGGCTCTGGTGATGCGCCTCGAAGACGAGGGGATTGCGGCAGCAATGGCCGGAGCAGGCTACCGCTTCCGCGACGCCAATACCTATGACCCGCCGCATCCCGAAAGCCCGGCCGCGCTGGGCGAGGATGACTGGCGCAAGCTGTACTTTCGTGAGGCAAAGGGCGCGCGCCGCGTCCATATCCATATCCGCCGCAACGGTGCCGCCGCTGCGCGCAATGCCCTTCTCCTGCGTGACTTCTTGCGCGACGACGCGCCGTCCCGGCGTGACTACAGCGAATTCAAGATGGCCCTGGCGGCCAAAACCCGCAAAGATCGCGACGCCTATCAGACGATCAAGCGTCCCTTCATATCCATTGCCCTGCGCAGTGCGGAAAGCTGGGCCGAATTGAGCCGGTGGGTGCCTGGCGCCCCGGATGCCTACTGGAGGAGTGCCGAGTAA
- a CDS encoding S-methyl-5'-thioadenosine phosphorylase has product MTGWVLGIIGGSGLYQLSGLENVRRQTVETPWGSPSGQLVRGTLNGVELVFLTRHGKGHHLSPSAINYRANIHALKRAGVTDILSLSACGSMKEELHPGSFVIVDQYVDRTYAREKSFFGPGCVAHVPMADPVCKRLSAMAAEAARSAGVENVVEGGIYLAMEGPQFSTRAESLLYRSWGMDVIGMTNMPEAKLAREAELPYASVCMVTDYDCWRDAHSDVDINDILKVMADNSGRAHDLISALTLVMSKQERTPDPAGIGSVLDHAIITAPEHRDPDLVARLSTIAGRVLSRG; this is encoded by the coding sequence ATGACAGGCTGGGTGTTGGGGATTATCGGCGGATCGGGTCTGTATCAGCTTTCAGGCCTCGAGAATGTGCGCCGGCAGACAGTCGAAACGCCGTGGGGGTCGCCCTCGGGCCAGCTGGTCCGCGGGACGCTCAATGGCGTGGAGCTGGTGTTTCTGACCCGTCATGGCAAAGGGCACCATCTGTCACCCAGCGCCATTAATTACCGGGCCAATATCCATGCCCTGAAGCGTGCGGGCGTGACCGACATCCTCTCCCTGTCGGCCTGCGGTTCCATGAAGGAAGAGCTGCACCCTGGCAGCTTCGTCATCGTGGACCAGTATGTGGATCGCACCTATGCCCGCGAGAAGAGCTTCTTCGGGCCGGGCTGCGTCGCCCATGTTCCGATGGCCGATCCGGTCTGCAAGCGCCTGTCTGCGATGGCGGCGGAGGCGGCGCGTTCTGCGGGCGTAGAGAACGTGGTCGAGGGCGGCATATATCTGGCCATGGAGGGGCCGCAATTCTCCACCCGCGCCGAGAGCCTTCTCTACCGCAGCTGGGGCATGGACGTGATCGGCATGACCAACATGCCGGAAGCCAAGCTCGCGCGCGAAGCCGAACTCCCCTATGCCAGCGTCTGCATGGTGACCGATTACGATTGCTGGCGCGATGCGCATTCCGACGTCGACATCAACGACATCCTGAAAGTGATGGCGGACAATAGCGGCCGGGCCCATGATCTGATTTCAGCTCTGACTTTGGTGATGTCAAAGCAGGAGCGCACCCCCGACCCGGCCGGTATTGGCAGCGTGCTCGATCACGCCATCATCACCGCGCCCGAACACCGCGATCCCGATCTGGTGGCCCGGCTGTCCACGATTGCAGGGCGCGTATTGTCGCGCGGCTAG
- a CDS encoding UrcA family protein — protein sequence MKFEQFALAALASFAISAVASAQQTHNVPVFEFDVERVALHDEANTAGIYARLVSEAGEYCGGIVARESVEYPVCVEAMVTLVVTELDHAPLAQLHGAATQARAPRQQAVAYSAG from the coding sequence ATGAAATTTGAACAATTTGCTCTCGCTGCCCTTGCATCATTTGCGATCAGTGCCGTGGCTTCAGCCCAGCAGACGCACAACGTGCCGGTCTTCGAATTCGATGTTGAACGGGTCGCGCTCCACGATGAAGCCAACACGGCAGGCATCTATGCGCGTCTGGTCAGCGAGGCGGGCGAGTATTGCGGTGGCATTGTCGCGCGCGAGTCGGTGGAATATCCGGTCTGCGTTGAGGCCATGGTGACCCTTGTTGTCACTGAGCTGGACCATGCGCCCCTTGCGCAGCTTCACGGTGCCGCCACGCAGGCACGCGCGCCGCGTCAGCAGGCTGTTGCGTATAGCGCAGGCTAG
- a CDS encoding adenine phosphoribosyltransferase codes for MDHIKAAIRTIPDYPKPGIMFRDITTLLGDARAFRAAIDAMIAPHAGSKIDKVAGIEARGFILGGAIAHQLSIGFVPIRKKGKLPFATIGQSYELEYGTDEVEMHTDAVKPGERVLLVDDLIATGGTAEAAVKLLRRAGAHVEGASFVVDLPELRGVERLRALDVPVATLVAFDGH; via the coding sequence ATGGACCACATCAAGGCGGCGATCCGGACCATCCCGGACTATCCAAAGCCCGGTATCATGTTCCGCGACATCACCACCCTGCTGGGTGATGCGCGGGCCTTTCGCGCTGCGATAGACGCGATGATCGCGCCGCACGCGGGCTCCAAGATCGACAAGGTGGCCGGTATTGAGGCGCGCGGCTTCATTCTGGGCGGGGCCATCGCCCACCAGCTTTCCATCGGCTTTGTGCCAATCCGCAAGAAGGGCAAGCTGCCCTTTGCCACTATCGGCCAGTCTTATGAGCTGGAATACGGCACGGACGAGGTGGAGATGCACACCGATGCGGTAAAGCCCGGCGAGCGTGTCCTGCTGGTTGATGATCTCATTGCCACCGGAGGCACCGCAGAGGCGGCGGTAAAGCTGCTGCGCCGGGCCGGCGCGCATGTGGAAGGGGCGTCCTTTGTCGTGGACCTGCCAGAGCTGCGCGGCGTGGAGCGTCTCCGCGCGCTCGACGTGCCGGTCGCGACGCTGGTGGCGTTCGACGGGCATTAG
- a CDS encoding S10 family peptidase yields MIRSIAAGLAALVLGVSGAAAQAPDTANDPREPRVFESRGEVTANGQRVRYRAVAGETFLRDDDGKATAAIFSTSYIREGVSDPRTRPVAFIFNGGPGSASLWLHMGVFGPVHLVLPSEAEDDGAAPYDIRSNPHSLLDSADLVFIDPVGTGYSRALGDADPAQFWGVNEDARAIGQFIRIWLTENRRWNSPKYLMGESYGTTRIGALMNELELGWNNVAFNGVVLISVVMEMANARPDNPLGLTGLLPGYAATAWYHNRVDRSAWSNDFNAFLRDARDFATDEFLPVLLRGHDVDEARFNATAVRMAELTGLSADYLRSASLRVPLNRFRTEILREDGRSVGRFDSRFAGVEPDSLRENPEGDPSGYGISAGYTAAMREHYTRNLGVDIADTYVTLGGVRNWNWNAGEAGGNNSYLNTSIWLERAMRQNSDLRVLATNGIYDLATPFFGTEMTFNQRAYDPSRVTLTYYEAGHMMYLHHPSIEQLARDVREFVAAGNR; encoded by the coding sequence ATGATCAGATCCATCGCAGCAGGGCTTGCAGCCCTTGTTCTTGGCGTTTCCGGCGCTGCCGCACAGGCGCCCGATACCGCAAACGATCCACGCGAACCGCGCGTGTTTGAAAGCCGGGGTGAGGTTACCGCGAATGGCCAGCGTGTGCGCTACCGGGCGGTCGCCGGCGAGACCTTCCTGCGTGATGACGATGGGAAAGCAACCGCCGCCATCTTCTCCACGAGCTATATCCGCGAAGGCGTGTCTGATCCGCGCACCCGGCCCGTAGCCTTCATCTTCAATGGCGGGCCGGGTTCAGCCTCGCTCTGGCTGCATATGGGCGTGTTCGGCCCGGTCCATCTGGTCCTGCCCTCCGAGGCCGAAGACGATGGCGCGGCGCCTTATGACATCCGCTCCAACCCGCATTCACTGCTGGATTCAGCCGACCTTGTTTTCATCGACCCGGTCGGCACCGGCTATAGCCGCGCTCTGGGCGATGCTGACCCGGCCCAGTTCTGGGGCGTCAACGAGGATGCGCGCGCCATCGGCCAGTTCATCCGCATCTGGCTGACCGAGAACCGGCGCTGGAACTCGCCCAAATACCTGATGGGCGAAAGCTATGGCACGACGCGCATCGGGGCGCTGATGAACGAGCTGGAGCTGGGCTGGAACAATGTCGCCTTCAACGGCGTGGTGCTGATCTCGGTCGTGATGGAGATGGCCAATGCGCGGCCCGACAATCCGCTGGGCCTGACCGGATTGCTGCCGGGCTATGCGGCCACCGCCTGGTACCATAACCGGGTGGACCGCTCTGCCTGGAGCAATGATTTCAACGCCTTTCTGCGCGATGCGCGCGACTTTGCCACTGACGAGTTCCTGCCCGTCCTGTTGCGCGGCCATGATGTGGATGAAGCCCGCTTCAACGCCACTGCCGTGCGGATGGCAGAGCTGACGGGTCTGTCGGCAGACTATCTGCGTTCAGCCAGCCTGCGCGTACCGCTTAACCGCTTCCGCACCGAGATACTGCGCGAAGATGGCCGCAGCGTGGGCCGGTTTGATTCCCGCTTTGCCGGGGTGGAGCCGGACTCACTGCGGGAGAACCCCGAAGGTGATCCGTCGGGCTATGGCATCTCGGCGGGCTACACGGCAGCGATGCGCGAGCACTATACCCGCAATCTCGGCGTCGACATCGCTGACACCTATGTGACGCTCGGCGGGGTACGCAACTGGAACTGGAATGCGGGCGAGGCCGGCGGCAACAACTCCTACCTCAACACCTCGATCTGGCTGGAGCGCGCCATGCGGCAGAACTCCGACCTGCGCGTACTGGCCACCAACGGCATCTACGATCTCGCCACGCCCTTCTTTGGCACGGAGATGACGTTCAACCAGCGGGCCTATGACCCGTCACGCGTGACGCTGACCTATTACGAGGCCGGGCACATGATGTATCTGCACCACCCGTCCATCGAACAGCTGGCGCGTGATGTGCGCGAGTTCGTGGCCGCGGGTAACCGCTAG
- a CDS encoding 23S rRNA (adenine(2030)-N(6))-methyltransferase RlmJ, which yields MNYRHAFHAGNFADVLKHAVLALCLEHFKRKDKPFAVIDTHAGIGAYDLTSDAARRSPEWQQGIGRVMAAERPADVERVLAPLLRIIKAMNTGADLTAYPGSPEVSARLIRPADRVHLCELHEADSKTLDKRYALNARVKMEQRDGYKALKALLPPREKRGLVLIDPPFESRDEFVRLAEAAMRGLERWPSGTFVFWRPMKDLWSLDRFDEGLAEWLVTERDVEPSSILRADMWVRDLQSEGKLAGAGLVIINPPHTLEADLLVLMPWLCEALRQGEGAGWRLDGIVTGEMAASWEG from the coding sequence ATGAATTACCGCCACGCCTTCCATGCCGGAAACTTTGCCGATGTGCTCAAGCACGCCGTGCTGGCGCTGTGCCTTGAGCATTTCAAGCGCAAGGACAAGCCGTTCGCCGTCATCGACACCCATGCCGGTATCGGCGCCTATGACCTGACCAGCGATGCCGCGCGGCGCAGTCCGGAATGGCAGCAGGGCATTGGCCGGGTCATGGCGGCAGAGCGCCCCGCAGATGTCGAGCGCGTGCTCGCGCCCCTGCTGCGTATCATCAAGGCCATGAATACGGGCGCAGACCTCACCGCCTATCCCGGCTCGCCGGAAGTGTCCGCACGGCTGATCCGTCCCGCTGACCGGGTGCATCTGTGCGAGTTGCACGAGGCGGACTCAAAGACGCTCGACAAGCGCTACGCCCTCAATGCCCGGGTGAAAATGGAACAGCGCGACGGCTACAAGGCGCTCAAAGCCCTGCTGCCGCCGCGCGAGAAGCGCGGCCTTGTCCTCATCGATCCGCCCTTTGAAAGCCGCGACGAGTTTGTGCGCCTTGCCGAAGCGGCGATGAGGGGGTTGGAGCGCTGGCCATCGGGTACGTTTGTCTTCTGGCGGCCTATGAAGGATCTCTGGTCGCTCGACAGGTTCGACGAGGGGCTGGCCGAGTGGCTGGTCACCGAGCGTGATGTGGAGCCATCATCCATTCTGCGCGCCGATATGTGGGTGCGTGATCTTCAGAGCGAGGGCAAGCTGGCCGGCGCGGGCCTCGTCATCATCAACCCGCCCCACACGCTCGAAGCCGATCTGCTGGTCCTGATGCCCTGGCTCTGCGAGGCGCTCAGACAGGGTGAGGGCGCAGGCTGGCGGCTCGATGGCATCGTCACCGGCGAGATGGCGGCCAGCTGGGAGGGATAG
- a CDS encoding esterase/lipase family protein, translating to MPTRHVLTVHGWSARDTSMGKLAGFLGGQGFAVEHVWLGGYPSMADEVHLADSARRLGQLVAEMQADGRLGPRFHVITHSTGALVVRQWLAFEHAGGGAPVDNLVMLAPANFGSPLAVMGRSALGRLIKGFGNSFQTGTEFLHALEHGSELQERLALSDRLSRDGDRKSVFSEAGTRPYVITGLDVFRPMGILGESAWDGTVRAASAHIDPQGVTVDFSQRGDDGLPWRRLWTRRGPDSTAFAVLPDRHHLNITEPSERGDTGAGRLGRMILQALRTDDAKGYRQVRDDWRAVNAATRTLVQPDAEARRASLDSEEDLGPDAFNEHYQIVFSVRDDTGLPVNDYFVWLTTPTENELASGLGASVSRPEEYALRHVLKKVHVNRRDASRRVFHIDRRVLMKQGGLKSAMTPARLPLLAAGLSAPAPGRLISYFERGDAMGSGLIPLRSLTGDGEQFLKRYATHFIEVIVPRRPDESVFTVRASG from the coding sequence ATGCCAACCCGTCACGTGCTCACTGTTCACGGCTGGAGCGCCCGCGATACATCGATGGGCAAACTTGCCGGATTTCTCGGCGGACAGGGCTTCGCCGTGGAGCATGTCTGGCTGGGCGGCTACCCGTCAATGGCCGACGAGGTGCATCTGGCCGATAGCGCGCGGCGGCTCGGTCAGCTTGTCGCCGAGATGCAGGCCGATGGCAGGCTGGGGCCGCGCTTCCATGTCATCACCCACTCCACCGGCGCGCTGGTCGTACGCCAATGGCTCGCCTTCGAGCATGCGGGCGGCGGCGCGCCGGTTGATAATCTCGTCATGCTGGCCCCGGCCAATTTCGGCTCACCGCTGGCGGTGATGGGCCGCTCGGCGCTGGGGCGGCTGATCAAGGGGTTTGGCAACAGCTTCCAGACCGGCACCGAGTTCCTGCACGCGCTGGAGCATGGCTCTGAGCTGCAGGAACGCCTCGCCCTGTCTGACCGTCTGTCACGCGATGGCGACCGGAAGAGCGTGTTCAGCGAGGCGGGCACACGGCCCTATGTCATTACCGGCCTCGATGTCTTCCGGCCGATGGGCATTCTGGGCGAGAGCGCGTGGGACGGCACGGTACGCGCCGCCAGCGCCCATATCGACCCGCAGGGGGTGACGGTTGATTTCAGCCAGCGCGGCGATGACGGCCTGCCCTGGCGGCGCTTGTGGACGCGGCGTGGTCCGGACAGCACCGCCTTTGCCGTGCTGCCCGACCGCCACCATCTCAACATCACCGAACCCTCAGAGCGCGGCGATACGGGCGCAGGGCGTCTGGGGCGGATGATCCTGCAGGCTTTGCGCACCGATGATGCCAAAGGCTACCGGCAGGTGCGTGATGACTGGAGAGCGGTCAACGCCGCGACCCGCACGCTGGTCCAGCCCGATGCCGAAGCCCGCCGCGCCAGCCTGGACTCCGAGGAAGATCTGGGTCCGGACGCCTTCAATGAGCATTATCAGATCGTGTTTTCGGTGCGCGATGATACCGGCCTGCCGGTCAATGATTATTTCGTCTGGCTGACCACACCCACCGAAAACGAGCTTGCCTCGGGTCTGGGTGCATCCGTTTCAAGGCCGGAGGAATACGCGCTGCGCCATGTACTGAAAAAAGTGCATGTGAACCGGCGCGATGCCTCGCGGCGCGTCTTCCATATCGACCGGCGCGTGCTGATGAAGCAGGGCGGGCTGAAATCAGCGATGACGCCGGCCCGCCTGCCTTTGCTGGCTGCGGGGCTCTCTGCGCCGGCACCGGGCAGGCTGATCAGCTATTTTGAACGCGGTGATGCCATGGGATCGGGCCTCATACCGCTGCGCAGCCTGACCGGCGACGGGGAACAATTCCTGAAACGCTATGCCACCCATTTCATCGAAGTGATCGTGCCACGCCGCCCCGATGAGAGCGTGTTCACGGTGCGCGCGAGCGGTTAG